The following proteins come from a genomic window of Corynebacterium falsenii:
- a CDS encoding PIN domain-containing protein, whose amino-acid sequence MLDYDEPTTPRLLLVWDAPNIDMGLGSILGGRPNAAHRPRFDAVGRWLLDHSKELENTFGEAVEPEATVFTNIAPGSADVVRPWVEALRNVGFAVFAKPKVDEDSDVDPNMLAHIRLRREQGMLDGLVVASADGQNFKDLLEELADEIPVFVLGFQEHATWAVGSPLLEFIDLEDIPGVFREPLPRVNLDSLPDEGAWLQPFRPLSALLD is encoded by the coding sequence ATGCTTGATTACGACGAGCCCACCACGCCCCGGCTGCTGCTGGTATGGGACGCGCCGAACATCGACATGGGGCTGGGGTCCATCCTCGGCGGACGCCCCAACGCAGCGCATCGCCCTCGCTTCGATGCGGTGGGCCGCTGGCTGCTGGATCACTCCAAGGAATTAGAGAACACCTTTGGCGAGGCAGTGGAGCCGGAAGCCACGGTGTTCACCAACATCGCCCCTGGTAGCGCCGATGTTGTGCGCCCGTGGGTGGAGGCACTGCGCAACGTTGGTTTCGCCGTGTTCGCCAAGCCAAAAGTCGACGAGGATTCGGATGTGGACCCGAATATGCTGGCGCATATTCGGCTGCGTCGCGAACAAGGAATGCTCGATGGACTTGTGGTGGCCAGCGCTGACGGGCAGAATTTCAAGGATCTGTTGGAAGAGCTGGCGGATGAGATCCCCGTGTTTGTGCTGGGTTTCCAGGAACACGCCACGTGGGCTGTCGGATCACCGCTGCTGGAGTTCATAGACTTAGAGGACATCCCTGGGGTGTTCCGCGAACCCTTGCCGCGCGTCAACCTGGACTCCCTCCCGGACGAGGGCGCGTGGCTGCAGCCCTTCCGGCCGCTTTCCGCTTTGTTGGATTAA
- the trmB gene encoding tRNA (guanosine(46)-N7)-methyltransferase TrmB, with the protein MNGMNNSDKSPDKTDNDARSTGSLPQGRPLQTDFNDGRDYPRLGNFSFRRGTLTDNQEALWEQHWPRLGTVLSDNVIDLQDWFGRDAETIVEIGSGTGTSTAAMAPLEAETNIVAVELYRPGLAKLLGSVVRGDIDNVRMVRGDGVEVLQRMFAPESLAGVRIFFPDPWPKARHHKRRIIQSGTLHLIASRLKPGGILHVATDHADYAEWIDERVEVEEQLEYLGWPDAEGMKDIPVLTDRQVITKFEGKGLDKDHVIKEYLWRKKAGAAEAEGEEHA; encoded by the coding sequence ATGAACGGGATGAATAATTCTGATAAGAGTCCCGATAAGACAGATAATGATGCTCGTTCAACCGGTTCCCTACCCCAGGGCCGGCCACTGCAAACCGATTTTAACGATGGACGCGACTATCCGCGACTGGGCAACTTCAGCTTCCGCCGCGGCACCCTGACCGACAACCAGGAAGCACTGTGGGAGCAGCACTGGCCGCGGCTGGGCACTGTGCTCTCTGACAACGTCATTGACCTGCAGGATTGGTTTGGTCGCGACGCCGAAACGATCGTCGAGATCGGGTCCGGCACAGGTACCTCCACGGCGGCGATGGCGCCGCTGGAAGCGGAGACGAACATCGTGGCGGTGGAACTGTACCGCCCGGGTCTGGCGAAGCTGCTGGGGTCCGTGGTGCGCGGCGATATCGACAACGTGCGCATGGTCCGCGGTGACGGCGTGGAGGTGCTGCAGCGCATGTTCGCGCCGGAGTCGCTGGCTGGGGTGCGGATTTTCTTCCCGGATCCGTGGCCGAAGGCGCGTCACCACAAGCGCCGCATTATTCAATCGGGCACGTTGCACCTTATTGCCTCGCGGTTGAAGCCCGGCGGGATTCTGCACGTGGCGACGGACCATGCGGATTACGCCGAGTGGATCGACGAGCGCGTGGAGGTAGAGGAGCAGCTGGAGTACCTGGGCTGGCCCGATGCCGAGGGGATGAAGGACATTCCGGTGCTTACGGACCGGCAGGTGATCACGAAGTTCGAGGGCAAGGGTCTGGATAAAGACCACGTGATTAAGGAGTACCTGTGGCGGAAGAAAGCGGGCGCCGCAGAAGCAGAGGGAGAAGAACATGCTTGA
- a CDS encoding phosphoenolpyruvate carboxykinase (GTP): MTIKGLVGEAPTNNKELLKWIEESVELFQPDSVVFCDGSDEEWDRLAAQLVEHGTLIKLDEEKNPNSFLARSNPADVARVESRTFICSKDEGDAGPTNNWVDPEKMRAEMREHFSGAMRGRTMYIVPFCMGPISDPEPKLGVEITDSPYVVMSMRVMTRMGKEALDKIGDDGEFVKGWHSVGAPLEAGEEDVAWPCNDTKYITHFPEDREIWSYGSGYGGNAILAKKCYALRIASAMAKDEGWMAEHMLILKLISPEGKDYYICAAFPSACGKTNLAMIQPTIEGWKAEVVGDDIAWLRFGEDGRLYAVNPENGFFGVAPGTNYASNPVAMKTMEPGNALYTNVALTEDGDVWWESKEGEPQKLIDWLGNEWTPEDGSVAAHPNSRYCVPIEQCPAAAPEFNDPKGVPVSAILFGGRRPDTVPLVTQAHSWNHATYIGATLASGQTAAAAEAAVGSLRHDPMAMLPFIGYNAGDYLQHWIDMGEKGGDKMPEVFLVNWFRRGEDGRFLWPGFGENSRVLKWIVDRIEGRVEADETVVGYTARYEDLDTDGLKETEEDIREALSVNPADWDADIADNEEWLKFLGDRVPSEVWDEFNDLKARVEAAK, encoded by the coding sequence ATGACCATTAAAGGGCTTGTCGGCGAGGCACCCACGAACAACAAGGAGCTGCTGAAGTGGATTGAGGAGAGCGTTGAGCTCTTCCAGCCCGATTCCGTAGTTTTTTGTGACGGTTCGGATGAAGAGTGGGATCGACTTGCAGCCCAGCTCGTGGAGCATGGCACCCTCATCAAGCTGGACGAGGAAAAGAACCCCAACTCCTTCCTCGCCCGGTCCAACCCCGCGGACGTGGCCCGCGTGGAGTCCCGCACCTTCATCTGCTCCAAGGACGAGGGCGATGCGGGCCCGACGAACAACTGGGTCGACCCGGAGAAAATGCGCGCTGAGATGCGCGAACACTTCTCCGGCGCGATGCGCGGCCGCACCATGTACATCGTGCCCTTCTGCATGGGCCCCATCAGCGACCCCGAGCCGAAGCTGGGTGTGGAAATCACCGATTCTCCCTACGTGGTCATGTCCATGCGCGTGATGACCCGCATGGGTAAGGAAGCCCTGGACAAGATCGGCGACGACGGCGAGTTCGTCAAGGGCTGGCACTCCGTGGGCGCTCCGCTGGAGGCCGGCGAGGAAGACGTTGCATGGCCCTGCAACGACACCAAGTACATCACCCACTTCCCCGAGGACCGCGAGATCTGGTCCTACGGCTCCGGCTACGGCGGCAACGCCATCCTGGCCAAGAAGTGCTACGCACTGCGCATCGCCTCCGCCATGGCGAAGGACGAGGGCTGGATGGCTGAGCACATGCTCATCCTCAAGCTCATCAGCCCGGAGGGTAAGGACTACTACATCTGCGCCGCATTCCCCTCTGCCTGCGGCAAGACCAACCTCGCCATGATCCAGCCGACCATCGAAGGCTGGAAGGCCGAGGTTGTGGGCGACGACATCGCATGGCTGCGCTTCGGCGAGGACGGCCGCCTGTACGCCGTGAACCCGGAGAACGGCTTCTTCGGCGTGGCACCGGGCACCAACTACGCCTCCAACCCCGTGGCCATGAAGACCATGGAGCCCGGCAACGCGCTGTACACCAACGTTGCCCTCACCGAGGACGGCGACGTGTGGTGGGAGTCCAAGGAAGGCGAGCCGCAGAAGCTCATCGACTGGCTCGGCAACGAGTGGACCCCCGAAGACGGCAGCGTGGCCGCCCACCCCAACTCCCGCTACTGCGTGCCGATCGAGCAGTGCCCCGCGGCCGCACCGGAGTTCAACGACCCGAAGGGTGTGCCGGTCTCCGCAATCCTGTTCGGCGGCCGCCGCCCCGACACCGTGCCGCTGGTGACCCAAGCCCACTCCTGGAACCACGCCACCTACATCGGCGCCACCCTGGCCTCCGGCCAGACTGCCGCCGCTGCCGAGGCCGCAGTGGGATCCCTGCGCCACGACCCCATGGCCATGCTGCCCTTCATCGGCTACAACGCCGGTGACTACTTGCAGCACTGGATTGACATGGGCGAAAAGGGCGGCGACAAGATGCCCGAGGTCTTCCTGGTCAACTGGTTCCGCCGCGGCGAAGACGGCCGCTTCCTGTGGCCCGGATTCGGCGAGAACTCCCGCGTGCTGAAGTGGATCGTGGACCGCATCGAAGGCCGCGTGGAAGCCGACGAGACCGTGGTGGGCTACACCGCCCGCTACGAGGACCTGGACACCGACGGCCTCAAGGAGACCGAGGAGGACATCCGCGAGGCACTGTCCGTGAACCCGGCCGACTGGGATGCCGACATTGCCGACAACGAGGAATGGCTGAAGTTCCTGGGCGACCGCGTTCCCTCCGAGGTCTGGGACGAGTTCAACGACCTCAAGGCTCGCGTGGAGGCTGCGAAGTAG
- a CDS encoding DUF2231 domain-containing protein encodes MLSTIAGVPAHPLFVHAAVVFAPLAALISIAWAIRPQAKTLGYTAAAVNLLSLGFTWLARSSGETLLKMQGFTEEDPGPLAKHAEYANYLTGSVIALGAVVLGFFVISRFVAMPGWLLTLVRVLTIVAAIAVIVTVIMTGHEGAMQVWNNDETAPAR; translated from the coding sequence ATGCTATCAACGATTGCCGGTGTGCCTGCGCACCCCCTGTTTGTCCACGCAGCCGTGGTGTTTGCCCCACTCGCTGCGCTCATCAGTATCGCGTGGGCTATTCGCCCGCAAGCCAAGACGCTCGGCTACACCGCCGCAGCCGTCAACCTTCTATCCCTCGGCTTCACCTGGCTCGCCCGCTCCTCGGGTGAGACGCTGCTGAAGATGCAGGGCTTCACCGAAGAAGACCCGGGCCCGCTGGCCAAGCACGCCGAATACGCTAACTACCTCACGGGCAGCGTGATCGCCCTCGGCGCCGTGGTGCTGGGGTTCTTCGTGATCAGCCGTTTCGTGGCTATGCCCGGCTGGCTGCTCACCTTAGTTCGAGTGCTGACCATCGTTGCCGCCATCGCTGTGATCGTCACGGTCATCATGACTGGTCACGAAGGCGCTATGCAGGTCTGGAACAATGACGAGACCGCCCCAGCTCGCTAG
- a CDS encoding SRPBCC family protein, whose translation MSTTENTSTNTTNFADTADGADHWKVSNSVDINAAAEHVYDLISDVTRTGEWSPTCKWCEWLGEAGKVGSRFKGHNETPERTWETESEVVAADRPHEFAWVVGPDAVEGGFVRWGYRVEEIDAGTRLHEDWDFHQPGRDAFFKKWGDRGASEAEERRNSAIKGIPETLAAIKKVAESGK comes from the coding sequence ATGAGTACCACAGAGAACACCAGCACGAACACCACCAACTTCGCTGATACCGCCGATGGTGCTGACCATTGGAAGGTCAGCAACTCGGTCGATATCAACGCCGCAGCCGAGCACGTCTACGACCTCATCTCCGATGTCACCCGCACCGGGGAATGGTCGCCGACGTGCAAGTGGTGCGAATGGCTCGGCGAAGCTGGCAAGGTCGGCAGCCGATTCAAGGGGCACAACGAGACCCCGGAGCGCACTTGGGAAACCGAATCCGAGGTGGTTGCTGCAGATCGCCCGCACGAGTTCGCTTGGGTTGTTGGCCCCGACGCCGTTGAGGGCGGTTTTGTCCGTTGGGGGTACCGCGTCGAAGAGATCGATGCTGGTACACGACTCCACGAGGATTGGGACTTCCACCAGCCGGGCCGCGACGCCTTCTTCAAGAAGTGGGGCGACCGAGGCGCATCCGAGGCAGAAGAGCGGCGCAACTCCGCTATCAAAGGCATCCCCGAGACGTTGGCTGCCATCAAGAAGGTCGCCGAGTCGGGAAAGTAG
- the ahpF gene encoding alkyl hydroperoxide reductase subunit F: MAKQLLDDNLKKQLGSLVPRITEDIELVYSLDDRDASANLEKLLQDIAELSDKITARQNDDAHDRKPAFTIVRSNDENIAVTFAGIPMGHEFSSLVLALLQVGGNPIKEDQDVIDQVKGLAADGKDLEFTTYMSLSCQNCPTVVQALNTMSVLNPHIKHTAVEGSLFQDEVNDNGIQAVPTVYLNGEEFTSGRTSIEDFVRMLDSGAAAREAAKLNEKGEFDVLVVGQGPAGATAAIYDARKGLNVGLVGERFGGQVLDTMAIENFISQKYTEGPKLAAALEEHVNDYEVDVMKAQSATGFTPAANPGEAHTVHFGDEASLKARQVVIATGANWRLMNVPGESEYRNKGVTFCPHCDGPLFKGKDIAVIGGGNSGVEAAIDLAGIVKHVTVLEFGEQCRADDVLMDKLNSLDNVDVITSAATTEIVGDDKGVTGLKYTDRTNDESKSLELSGVFVQIGLVPNTQWLKDSGIELNKMGEIVIDSHNATNIPGVFAAGDCTAIPFKQIVVAEGAGATAGLSAWEYSVTGPAPVEAPAQ, from the coding sequence ATGGCTAAGCAACTTCTCGATGACAACCTCAAGAAGCAGCTCGGCTCCCTGGTGCCCCGCATTACCGAGGACATCGAGCTGGTCTACAGCCTCGACGACCGCGATGCGTCCGCCAACCTGGAGAAGCTGCTGCAGGACATCGCCGAGCTGTCCGACAAGATCACCGCCCGCCAGAATGACGACGCGCACGACCGCAAGCCCGCCTTCACCATCGTGCGCAGCAACGACGAGAACATCGCCGTGACCTTCGCCGGCATCCCGATGGGGCACGAGTTCAGCTCCCTGGTGCTGGCCCTGCTGCAGGTCGGCGGCAACCCCATCAAGGAAGACCAGGACGTCATCGACCAGGTCAAGGGCCTGGCCGCGGATGGCAAGGACCTGGAGTTCACCACCTACATGTCCCTGTCCTGCCAGAACTGCCCCACCGTGGTGCAGGCACTGAACACGATGTCCGTGCTCAACCCGCACATCAAGCACACCGCCGTGGAGGGGTCCCTGTTCCAGGACGAGGTCAACGACAACGGCATCCAGGCCGTGCCGACCGTGTACCTCAACGGCGAGGAGTTCACCTCCGGCCGTACCTCCATCGAGGACTTCGTGCGCATGCTTGATTCCGGCGCCGCCGCTCGTGAAGCCGCGAAGCTCAATGAGAAGGGCGAGTTCGATGTGCTCGTCGTGGGTCAGGGCCCCGCTGGTGCCACCGCTGCTATTTACGACGCCCGTAAGGGCCTCAACGTGGGTCTGGTGGGTGAGCGCTTCGGCGGCCAGGTGCTGGACACGATGGCCATCGAGAACTTCATCTCCCAGAAGTACACCGAAGGCCCCAAGCTGGCCGCTGCCCTTGAGGAGCACGTCAACGACTACGAGGTCGACGTGATGAAGGCTCAGTCCGCCACCGGCTTCACGCCCGCCGCCAACCCCGGCGAGGCGCACACGGTTCACTTCGGCGACGAGGCTTCCCTGAAGGCGCGTCAGGTCGTCATCGCGACGGGTGCGAACTGGCGCCTGATGAACGTGCCGGGCGAGTCGGAGTACCGCAACAAGGGCGTGACCTTCTGCCCCCACTGCGATGGTCCGCTGTTCAAGGGCAAGGACATCGCCGTGATCGGCGGCGGCAACTCTGGCGTTGAGGCTGCTATCGACCTCGCAGGCATCGTCAAGCACGTGACCGTGCTGGAGTTCGGCGAGCAGTGCCGCGCGGATGACGTGCTCATGGACAAGCTGAACTCGCTGGACAACGTGGACGTGATCACCAGTGCCGCCACCACGGAAATCGTGGGTGATGACAAGGGTGTGACCGGCCTGAAGTACACCGACCGCACCAACGACGAGTCCAAGTCGCTGGAGCTCTCCGGTGTGTTCGTGCAGATCGGCCTGGTGCCGAACACCCAGTGGCTGAAGGACTCCGGCATTGAGCTGAACAAGATGGGCGAGATCGTCATCGACAGCCACAACGCCACCAACATCCCCGGTGTGTTCGCCGCCGGTGACTGCACCGCCATCCCGTTCAAGCAGATCGTGGTCGCCGAGGGTGCGGGCGCAACCGCTGGACTGTCGGCCTGGGAGTACTCCGTGACCGGACCGGCTCCGGTGGAGGCTCCGGCCCAGTAG
- the ahpC gene encoding alkyl hydroperoxide reductase subunit C: MSLINTEILDFKTQAFHNGEFVEVSKDDVLGNWSIFFFYPGDFTFVCPTELGDLADYYDQLKDLGVEVYSVSTDSHFVHKAWHESSEEVGKANYYMLGDSTGQLTNNFQNMREGAGQADRATFLVDPEGVIQYIEQTAEGIGRSAAELIRKVKAAQYIASHPGEVCPAKWEEGEDTLTPGIDLVGKI; encoded by the coding sequence ATGTCTCTGATCAACACCGAGATTCTCGACTTCAAGACCCAGGCTTTCCACAACGGCGAGTTCGTTGAGGTCAGCAAGGACGATGTGCTGGGCAACTGGTCCATCTTCTTCTTCTACCCCGGCGACTTCACCTTCGTCTGCCCCACCGAGCTGGGCGACCTGGCTGATTACTACGACCAGCTGAAGGACCTCGGCGTGGAGGTCTACTCCGTATCCACCGACTCCCACTTCGTGCACAAGGCATGGCACGAGAGCTCCGAGGAGGTCGGCAAGGCCAACTACTACATGCTCGGCGACTCCACCGGCCAGCTGACCAACAACTTCCAGAACATGCGCGAGGGCGCCGGCCAGGCCGACCGCGCAACCTTCCTGGTTGACCCCGAAGGCGTGATCCAGTACATCGAGCAGACCGCCGAGGGCATCGGCCGCTCCGCTGCCGAGCTGATCCGCAAGGTCAAGGCTGCTCAGTACATCGCTTCCCACCCGGGCGAGGTCTGCCCCGCTAAGTGGGAAGAGGGCGAGGACACCCTGACCCCGGGCATCGATCTCGTGGGCAAGATCTAA
- a CDS encoding YkvI family membrane protein encodes MFKRIVTVALAFVGLSVGAGFASGQEVLQFFVHFGVGGLIGAVVVALLMGWAGGILLQLGSFHQPSDHNVVFQRSFSPIPARLLDIAVIATVFSLSTVMFAGGGSNLNQMWGLPTWVGSVLLLVLVLIAGNAPSERISSVIAWTTPLMVILIIVAFVYSVWTFSSDATTSLDSLNAAAASTSSTLPNVVIAVISYLGFSMIVIVSMGLVIGGEFINTRVAGIGGVAGGLLFGILLVMVAFTIYVNVGDVGMDQFPMLSSVTIVSGAAGTLMSIAIYAMIFNSALGMTYAFTCRFVEDRRSMRFHVVYSVTAVVAFGLSFWGFSNIVGYVFPVLGYIGAVLFLLLSVEYLRRRTQIKWVSNFRVRRSWPLRKGQKGGSGNTSGAADKNSATGTSSAADKAE; translated from the coding sequence ATGTTCAAGAGGATCGTCACCGTAGCGCTCGCGTTCGTGGGATTGTCGGTGGGGGCCGGCTTCGCGTCGGGTCAGGAAGTGCTGCAGTTTTTCGTTCACTTCGGGGTGGGTGGCCTCATCGGGGCGGTTGTTGTGGCGCTGCTCATGGGCTGGGCCGGCGGAATCCTGTTGCAGTTGGGGTCGTTTCACCAGCCCAGCGATCACAATGTGGTGTTCCAGCGGTCGTTTAGCCCCATTCCCGCCCGCTTGCTGGATATCGCGGTCATCGCCACGGTGTTCAGCCTGTCCACGGTGATGTTCGCGGGCGGCGGCTCCAACCTCAATCAGATGTGGGGTTTGCCCACGTGGGTCGGGTCGGTGCTGCTCTTGGTCCTGGTCCTCATCGCGGGCAACGCCCCCAGCGAGCGCATCAGCTCGGTCATCGCGTGGACGACTCCGCTGATGGTGATCCTCATCATCGTCGCCTTCGTCTATTCTGTCTGGACCTTTTCCTCCGACGCCACCACGAGCCTCGATTCCCTCAACGCCGCTGCGGCCAGCACGAGCAGTACTCTGCCCAATGTGGTCATCGCGGTGATCAGCTACCTGGGGTTTTCCATGATCGTTATCGTCTCCATGGGCTTGGTCATCGGCGGCGAGTTCATTAACACCCGCGTGGCTGGCATCGGTGGTGTGGCGGGTGGCTTGTTGTTCGGCATCCTTTTGGTCATGGTGGCCTTCACCATTTATGTCAATGTGGGCGACGTCGGAATGGACCAATTCCCCATGTTGTCCTCGGTGACTATCGTCAGCGGCGCGGCTGGCACGCTGATGTCTATCGCGATTTACGCGATGATCTTCAACAGTGCGCTGGGCATGACGTACGCGTTCACGTGCCGTTTCGTGGAGGATCGCAGGAGCATGCGTTTTCATGTGGTCTACAGTGTCACGGCAGTGGTGGCTTTTGGGCTGTCGTTCTGGGGGTTCAGCAATATCGTGGGTTATGTGTTCCCCGTGCTGGGTTACATCGGGGCGGTGTTGTTCCTGCTGCTCAGCGTTGAGTATCTGCGGCGCCGGACCCAGATCAAGTGGGTGAGTAACTTCCGCGTACGCCGGTCGTGGCCGCTGCGCAAGGGGCAGAAGGGTGGCTCGGGCAACACGTCCGGCGCGGCCGACAAGAACAGCGCGACAGGTACGAGCAGCGCGGCTGATAAGGCTGAGTAG
- the budA gene encoding acetolactate decarboxylase, protein MTDRPLTRHTIFQTSLMTALLDGIYEGDMTVGELLGKGNFGIGTFDGLDGEMVIVDGVCYQVRHDGSATRADLEACSPYAVATNFVPRIRRKAPENIRRSELSEFIDGMTPSENYMYALRITGHFSNVKTRTVVKQEKPYRPMTEATDEDEEQNFNDISGVIVGFRTPIYEKGISVPGCHVHFIDDERRVGGHVLDFTLTEGEIELCPGTDLELRLPLDSGFSKANLDPEDLDEQLHKTEVKD, encoded by the coding sequence ATGACTGATCGTCCGCTCACAAGGCACACAATCTTCCAAACCTCGCTGATGACCGCACTCCTCGACGGCATCTACGAAGGAGACATGACCGTTGGTGAACTCCTCGGCAAGGGCAACTTTGGCATCGGGACCTTCGATGGGCTCGACGGCGAAATGGTGATCGTTGACGGCGTGTGTTACCAGGTACGCCACGACGGCTCGGCCACCCGGGCCGACCTGGAGGCCTGCAGCCCCTACGCGGTAGCGACGAACTTCGTGCCGCGTATCCGCAGGAAGGCACCGGAAAATATCCGCCGCTCGGAGCTATCCGAATTCATCGACGGCATGACACCCAGCGAAAACTACATGTACGCGCTGCGGATCACGGGGCACTTCTCGAACGTGAAGACCCGCACCGTGGTGAAGCAGGAGAAGCCCTACCGCCCCATGACGGAGGCCACCGACGAGGACGAAGAACAGAACTTCAACGACATCTCCGGGGTGATCGTTGGTTTCCGTACTCCCATCTATGAGAAGGGCATTAGTGTGCCTGGGTGCCATGTGCATTTCATTGATGATGAGCGCCGTGTTGGCGGGCACGTCCTGGATTTCACCCTGACGGAGGGGGAGATCGAGCTGTGCCCCGGCACGGACCTCGAGCTGCGGTTGCCGCTGGATTCGGGCTTTTCTAAGGCGAACTTGGACCCGGAGGACTTGGACGAGCAGCTGCACAAGACCGAGGTGAAGGACTAG
- a CDS encoding PDDEXK family nuclease has protein sequence MKGLTSSNAVVLRELGVQTTLGIEELRQFGVSGYQLRTRYSRVLKGVYVPGRSVSPVKDHRGKELFVLDAVERARAYHLANPRAVIAGFGALALAKMKYFVDEQPTLALTKSPRDDKLFFPGLNLDTPGNRLHTRQARWGTPSGKLWRPDCTNPELHAVRPMVACAQVIAALESGDERAVVPWDIPAFLEPWGKEIRQIQILDATLRTQPIRRRRVDKVVEQIAGSCDEKLFRWVWERADAGSESPPESLMRIQLRGILKKNGYEYLTQVAIVSGDRVITVVDALLVHTTRLRLVEEIPNPKSWSEAYPCRILKVPDKGKVGGGGQGIVALMFDGSHHLSNEQKNRDSEISAVLLGAGIPVLRVTMAMLKIGGRVPARVEKLL, from the coding sequence ATGAAGGGGCTGACATCGAGCAATGCTGTCGTCTTGAGGGAGTTAGGGGTGCAGACGACATTGGGGATCGAGGAGCTCAGACAATTTGGTGTCTCCGGGTATCAACTTCGTACCAGGTATTCCCGAGTTCTCAAGGGAGTTTACGTTCCCGGGCGGTCTGTAAGCCCCGTCAAAGACCATAGGGGTAAGGAACTGTTCGTCCTGGATGCTGTGGAACGCGCGAGGGCATATCACCTGGCGAACCCCAGGGCCGTGATAGCTGGATTCGGAGCCCTAGCCCTCGCCAAGATGAAGTATTTCGTAGACGAACAGCCAACACTGGCGCTGACAAAGAGCCCTAGAGACGACAAGCTATTTTTCCCCGGCCTGAACCTTGATACCCCGGGGAATCGCTTGCATACTCGGCAAGCCCGATGGGGGACTCCTTCCGGAAAGTTGTGGAGACCGGATTGCACTAACCCGGAACTCCATGCGGTTCGTCCCATGGTCGCGTGCGCTCAGGTGATCGCGGCTCTCGAATCTGGCGACGAGAGGGCCGTAGTGCCCTGGGATATTCCGGCTTTCTTGGAACCCTGGGGCAAGGAAATACGGCAGATTCAAATATTGGACGCCACCCTACGGACGCAACCAATCAGGAGGCGACGGGTAGACAAAGTCGTGGAACAGATTGCGGGGAGTTGCGATGAAAAGCTGTTCCGGTGGGTATGGGAAAGAGCGGATGCGGGGTCGGAGTCTCCACCGGAATCGCTCATGAGGATCCAACTGCGAGGAATACTGAAGAAAAACGGGTATGAATACCTGACTCAGGTTGCCATAGTGAGCGGTGATCGGGTTATTACCGTGGTCGACGCCTTACTCGTGCACACCACCAGGTTGCGCCTCGTGGAAGAGATCCCCAACCCCAAGTCTTGGAGTGAGGCATACCCTTGCCGAATTCTCAAAGTTCCGGACAAGGGCAAGGTTGGTGGAGGAGGCCAAGGGATTGTGGCGCTCATGTTTGATGGCAGCCATCACCTCAGCAATGAGCAGAAGAACCGCGATTCGGAAATCTCGGCGGTTCTTTTGGGTGCAGGTATTCCAGTGCTGCGGGTGACGATGGCAATGTTGAAAATCGGCGGCCGAGTGCCGGCCAGGGTGGAAAAACTTCTGTAG